One segment of Pseudodesulfovibrio sp. 5S69 DNA contains the following:
- the hflX gene encoding GTPase HflX: MEFPNLTGCGDRPRGRRRHLLSRSVIIAQKPKGNLQGLKPSQIKRLSRLYQRQFPTDGAYTNEQARELAELSEDTGRQLGLLIDRQGKVAMVLVGDNRSIYIPELPRARMSSGRLRGLRLLHTHLAEESLSQEDLMDMVFLRLDSVAALTVREGFPVAVEAAHLLPPNPDEKSYELFPPVRWDRFEHDLGAVTTAVEDEFGRQADGQGLGSDEDRALLVSVDETPRPVQELSLEELAELADTAGLVAAGTMIQRVRKRNPKFIMGKGKLADLEVRALQANASIIIFDQELSPTQMRNLAEVTERKILDRTQLILDIFAQHATSKSGKLQVEMAQLKYTLPRLVGKNRAMSRLMGGIGGRGPGETKLEIDRRRANDRLTRLKAELKQVRRHRTQTRERRAKAGLPIVSLVGYTNAGKSTLLNTLTSSKVLAEDKLFATLDPTSRRIRFPEEREVVLTDTVGFIRRLPPDLKEAFRATLEELDSADLLVLVCDASHPEVEEQVEAVRAILEEMELNEIPSILVLNKWDRLDEEGREAMARVFPEGIPAVAVDRASLEPVVEAILGNLPWEKQGA, translated from the coding sequence ATGGAATTTCCGAATCTTACCGGCTGCGGTGATCGGCCTCGGGGCCGCCGCAGGCATCTCTTATCCAGGAGCGTCATCATCGCCCAGAAGCCCAAGGGCAACCTGCAAGGGTTGAAGCCCAGCCAGATCAAGCGGTTATCCCGCCTGTACCAGCGTCAGTTCCCTACCGACGGGGCCTACACCAACGAGCAGGCCCGCGAGTTGGCCGAACTCTCAGAGGACACCGGCCGTCAGCTCGGCCTGCTCATCGACCGCCAGGGCAAGGTGGCCATGGTCCTGGTCGGCGACAACCGGTCCATCTACATCCCGGAGCTGCCGCGGGCGCGCATGAGCTCGGGCCGTCTTCGCGGCCTGCGGCTGTTGCACACCCACCTGGCCGAGGAGAGCCTGAGCCAGGAGGACCTTATGGACATGGTCTTCCTGCGGCTCGATTCCGTGGCCGCCCTGACCGTGCGCGAGGGGTTCCCGGTGGCCGTGGAGGCCGCCCACCTGCTGCCGCCCAATCCGGACGAGAAGAGCTACGAGTTGTTCCCGCCCGTGCGCTGGGACCGGTTCGAGCACGACCTGGGAGCCGTCACCACGGCCGTCGAGGACGAGTTCGGCCGTCAGGCCGACGGCCAGGGACTGGGCTCGGACGAGGACCGGGCGCTTTTGGTCAGCGTGGACGAGACCCCGCGCCCGGTGCAGGAGCTTTCCCTGGAGGAGCTGGCCGAACTGGCCGACACCGCCGGGCTGGTTGCGGCCGGGACCATGATTCAGCGGGTGCGCAAACGCAACCCCAAGTTCATCATGGGCAAGGGCAAGTTGGCCGACCTCGAGGTCCGGGCGCTCCAGGCCAACGCCTCGATCATCATCTTCGATCAGGAACTTTCGCCCACCCAGATGCGCAACCTGGCCGAGGTCACCGAGCGCAAGATTCTGGACCGCACCCAGCTCATCCTGGACATCTTCGCCCAGCACGCCACCAGCAAGTCGGGCAAGCTCCAGGTGGAGATGGCCCAGCTCAAGTACACCCTGCCCCGGTTGGTGGGGAAGAACCGGGCCATGTCCCGGCTCATGGGCGGCATCGGCGGGCGCGGGCCCGGCGAGACCAAGCTCGAGATCGACCGCCGCCGCGCCAACGACCGGCTGACCCGGCTCAAGGCCGAACTCAAGCAGGTCCGCAGGCATCGCACCCAGACCCGCGAGCGCCGCGCCAAGGCAGGGTTGCCCATCGTCTCGCTGGTCGGCTACACCAACGCGGGCAAGTCCACGCTGTTGAACACCCTGACCAGCTCCAAGGTCCTGGCCGAGGACAAGCTCTTCGCCACCCTGGACCCGACCAGCCGCCGCATCCGCTTCCCCGAGGAGCGCGAGGTGGTCCTGACCGACACGGTCGGCTTCATCCGCCGGTTGCCGCCGGACCTCAAGGAGGCCTTCCGGGCCACCCTGGAGGAGCTGGACTCCGCCGACCTGCTGGTGCTCGTCTGCGATGCCTCCCACCCGGAGGTGGAGGAGCAGGTGGAGGCAGTCCGCGCCATCCTCGAAGAAATGGAACTGAACGAGATTCCGTCCATCCTGGTCCTGAACAAGTGGGACAGGCTCGACGAGGAAGGGCGCGAAGCCATGGCCCGCGTCTTCCCCGAAGGCATCCCGGCCGTGGCCGTGGACCGGGCCTCCCTGGAGCCGGTGGTCGAGGCCATCCTCGGCAACCTCCCCTGGGAGAAGCAGGGCGCCTGA
- a CDS encoding IMP cyclohydrolase, with protein sequence MNLLPVKRAILSVTDKTGLAEFGKFLVDQGCELVSTGGTKKMLKEAGLPVTSVSDVTDFPEILGGRVKTLHPHIHGGILADKDDEAHMETLRDFGIEPFDLVCVNLYNFADAVAKGLDLKAAVEQIDIGGPTMLRATAKNFHSICVVPDPKYYETVQKEIEEHGGLTLEFRKEMATLTFRLTSEYDAMITKYLSENDV encoded by the coding sequence ATGAATCTGTTGCCTGTTAAGAGAGCCATACTATCCGTTACCGACAAAACCGGCTTGGCCGAGTTCGGCAAATTCCTGGTTGATCAGGGGTGCGAGCTGGTGTCCACCGGTGGGACCAAGAAGATGCTGAAGGAAGCGGGGCTGCCCGTCACCTCGGTGTCCGACGTCACCGATTTTCCCGAAATCCTGGGCGGCCGGGTCAAGACCCTGCACCCGCACATCCATGGCGGCATCCTGGCCGACAAGGATGACGAGGCGCACATGGAGACCCTGCGCGATTTCGGCATCGAACCCTTCGACCTGGTCTGCGTCAATCTGTATAATTTCGCCGACGCGGTGGCCAAGGGGTTGGACCTCAAGGCGGCGGTGGAGCAGATCGACATCGGCGGCCCGACCATGCTGCGGGCCACGGCCAAGAACTTCCACTCCATCTGCGTGGTCCCCGATCCGAAGTACTACGAGACCGTGCAAAAGGAGATCGAGGAGCACGGCGGTCTGACCCTGGAATTCCGCAAGGAGATGGCCACCCTGACCTTCAGGCTGACCAGTGAATACGACGCGATGATCACGAAATACCTCAGCGAAAACGACGTCTAG
- a CDS encoding tetratricopeptide repeat protein, which translates to MSGHLDYEINKELGECYLFMGELDKAEEYYKKAVSSNGVHPDPYLGLATVAVQRGDLEDAELMYRKAHKIEPSDKSLSGIALIRMENGDRDHAFSLFVEAIEMNPENMVALFSLIRLGHELERIGEIIPHLENYLEIDPAKHEVRYSLAGCLACVGQKDAAVKELETILEKDPENGPAKEMLDQFRS; encoded by the coding sequence ATGAGTGGTCATCTGGATTACGAAATCAACAAGGAACTCGGCGAATGCTACCTGTTCATGGGTGAGCTGGACAAGGCCGAGGAGTACTACAAGAAGGCTGTCAGCTCCAACGGCGTCCATCCGGACCCGTACCTCGGGCTGGCCACGGTCGCCGTCCAGCGCGGCGATCTGGAAGACGCCGAACTGATGTACCGGAAGGCCCACAAGATCGAGCCTTCGGACAAGAGTCTTTCCGGGATTGCGCTCATCCGCATGGAGAACGGCGACAGGGACCACGCTTTTTCCCTGTTCGTCGAGGCCATCGAGATGAATCCCGAAAACATGGTCGCCCTGTTCAGCCTGATCAGGCTCGGTCATGAACTGGAACGCATCGGCGAAATCATTCCGCACCTCGAGAATTATCTCGAAATCGATCCGGCCAAGCACGAAGTGCGCTACTCTCTGGCCGGTTGCCTCGCCTGCGTCGGGCAGAAGGACGCGGCCGTCAAGGAACTCGAGACGATCCTGGAAAAGGATCCCGAGAACGGCCCGGCCAAGGAAATGCTCGACCAGTTCCGGTCCTGA
- the flgB gene encoding flagellar basal body rod protein FlgB, with translation MRGLFEHHLNITEKVMDLRLQRQNIVTGNIANVNTPGFKARRLEFENQLQAALNQDSLGKLTRTKQDHLPATFDVDGFKGQGLQEFRGREIYGQDEVNLDKEMATNAKNTMMYNALASVIKKSFDGMTKVIQEGSK, from the coding sequence ATGCGAGGACTTTTCGAGCATCACCTCAACATAACGGAAAAGGTCATGGACCTTCGCCTGCAACGTCAAAATATCGTCACGGGCAACATCGCCAACGTGAATACGCCCGGCTTCAAGGCCCGGCGCCTGGAATTCGAAAACCAGCTCCAGGCGGCCCTGAACCAGGACTCCCTGGGCAAGCTCACCCGCACCAAGCAGGACCACCTGCCCGCCACTTTCGACGTCGACGGGTTCAAGGGCCAGGGACTGCAAGAGTTCCGCGGCCGCGAGATCTACGGCCAGGACGAGGTCAATCTGGACAAGGAAATGGCCACCAACGCCAAGAACACCATGATGTACAACGCCCTGGCCTCGGTCATCAAAAAGAGCTTCGACGGCATGACCAAGGTGATTCAGGAAGGGAGCAAGTAA
- the flgC gene encoding flagellar basal body rod protein FlgC, giving the protein MDLMTALDIGASGLTAQRAQLNVISMNMANIRTTKTETGGPYQRKSVSFEATPVYSPFDQAMQDQLNRNLEGVKVLGVTQDQRPFKQVYEPNHPDANDQGYVFYPDINVVEEMANMMQTMRGYEANVQTIESVKRMFQKALIIGQ; this is encoded by the coding sequence ATGGATCTCATGACCGCACTCGACATCGGCGCGTCCGGGCTCACGGCCCAGCGGGCGCAGTTGAACGTCATTTCCATGAACATGGCCAACATCCGGACCACCAAGACCGAGACGGGCGGCCCGTACCAGCGCAAGTCGGTCTCCTTCGAGGCCACCCCGGTCTATTCGCCCTTCGACCAGGCCATGCAGGACCAGCTCAACCGCAACCTGGAGGGGGTCAAGGTGCTGGGCGTCACCCAGGACCAGCGCCCGTTCAAACAGGTCTACGAGCCCAACCATCCGGACGCCAACGACCAGGGATACGTGTTCTACCCGGACATCAACGTGGTCGAGGAGATGGCCAACATGATGCAGACCATGCGCGGCTACGAGGCCAACGTCCAGACCATCGAGAGCGTCAAGCGGATGTTCCAGAAGGCCCTGATCATCGGTCAATAG
- the fliE gene encoding flagellar hook-basal body complex protein FliE has translation MVVKSVAFNAYQNAMDLRRRTVDSTVAESLKKPQAPVTSFQDTLKSSLVKVNDLQETKETMIEEFASGKTQNVHELMISMQKAGMAMQMTGAVRSKIMSAYKEIMQMPF, from the coding sequence ATGGTCGTCAAAAGCGTCGCCTTCAATGCCTATCAAAACGCCATGGACCTCCGCCGCCGCACGGTGGACTCCACGGTCGCCGAGAGCCTTAAGAAACCCCAGGCGCCCGTCACGAGCTTCCAGGACACCCTCAAGTCCTCCCTGGTCAAGGTCAACGACCTCCAGGAGACCAAGGAGACGATGATCGAGGAGTTCGCCTCCGGCAAGACCCAGAACGTGCACGAATTGATGATCTCGATGCAGAAGGCGGGCATGGCCATGCAGATGACCGGCGCCGTCCGCTCCAAGATCATGTCCGCGTACAAGGAAATCATGCAGATGCCCTTCTAG
- the fliF gene encoding flagellar basal-body MS-ring/collar protein FliF, translating to MPPFVAEYWSKMQGLWADRTVSQRILIGGLAAAVIISFALMIYWMNKPDYRVLMTNLYPEDASRVVAMLQGQKEDYKLENNGTTILVPADRVYELRLKVAGEGNLHGQGIGFEIFDEVQIGQTDFVQHINYQRALQGELARTITEFPIVDKARVHLVIPQKSLFIEDQIAPSASIVLQLKGDGKLEPDEVKGIVNLVSMAVEGLEPKNITVTDMKGHPLYTPEDASTGLAMSNAQLEHKADVENKLQRRILELLGPAVGPEKVIARVNADLDFSQRTVRKETYDPNSAVVRSETRNEETTNGAANLGASNSPDTNFRGDGFTGTQTTQDSTRNSRTTNFEIDKQEENIVAPVGELKRLTVAVIVDGTWQTDANGQQVYVPRTTQEIDRIRTLIENAVGFDAARGDTIEVSNISFGEPQLASGDSLMRTMLEYAQRLGKPFLNGLLIFLFLILVVRPVVMALIRPRVAEQEIEEMAGLPGSERLALEEEDMDEEALDASRRLENAKNHAIQLSDENLDQAVHLLKTWLTQEA from the coding sequence ATGCCGCCGTTCGTCGCCGAATACTGGTCCAAAATGCAAGGGCTCTGGGCCGACCGCACCGTGTCCCAGCGTATCCTCATCGGGGGGCTGGCCGCCGCCGTGATCATCTCCTTCGCGCTGATGATCTACTGGATGAACAAGCCGGACTACCGGGTCCTGATGACCAACCTCTATCCCGAGGACGCGTCCAGGGTCGTGGCCATGCTCCAGGGCCAGAAAGAGGACTACAAGCTCGAAAACAACGGCACGACCATCCTGGTCCCGGCCGACCGCGTCTACGAGCTGCGCCTCAAGGTGGCGGGCGAAGGCAACCTGCACGGCCAGGGCATCGGCTTCGAGATTTTCGACGAGGTCCAGATCGGCCAGACCGACTTTGTCCAGCACATCAACTACCAGCGGGCGCTCCAGGGCGAACTGGCCCGCACCATCACGGAATTTCCCATCGTGGACAAGGCCAGGGTGCATCTGGTCATCCCGCAGAAGTCTCTGTTCATCGAGGACCAGATCGCGCCGTCCGCGTCCATCGTCCTCCAGCTCAAGGGCGACGGCAAGCTTGAGCCCGACGAGGTCAAGGGCATCGTCAACCTGGTGTCCATGGCCGTGGAGGGGCTCGAACCCAAGAACATCACGGTCACGGACATGAAGGGGCATCCCCTGTACACCCCGGAGGACGCGTCCACCGGCCTGGCCATGTCCAACGCCCAGCTTGAGCACAAGGCGGACGTGGAGAACAAGCTGCAACGCCGCATCCTCGAACTGCTCGGCCCGGCCGTGGGCCCGGAGAAGGTCATCGCCCGCGTCAACGCGGACCTCGATTTCAGCCAGCGCACCGTGCGCAAGGAGACCTACGATCCCAACAGCGCGGTCGTCCGCTCCGAAACCCGCAACGAGGAAACCACCAACGGCGCGGCCAATCTGGGCGCCAGCAACTCGCCCGATACCAACTTCCGCGGCGACGGCTTCACCGGCACCCAGACCACCCAGGACTCCACCCGCAACTCCCGGACCACCAACTTCGAGATCGACAAACAGGAAGAAAATATCGTAGCCCCCGTCGGGGAATTGAAACGTCTGACCGTTGCGGTTATCGTGGATGGGACGTGGCAGACGGACGCCAACGGCCAACAGGTGTACGTGCCCCGCACCACCCAGGAGATCGACCGCATCCGCACCCTGATCGAGAACGCGGTCGGCTTCGACGCGGCGCGCGGCGACACCATCGAGGTCAGCAACATCTCGTTCGGCGAACCGCAGTTGGCCAGCGGCGATTCCCTGATGCGGACCATGCTGGAATACGCCCAGCGGCTGGGCAAGCCGTTCCTGAACGGGCTGCTGATCTTCCTCTTCCTGATCCTGGTCGTCCGCCCGGTGGTCATGGCCCTGATCCGGCCGCGTGTCGCGGAGCAGGAGATCGAGGAGATGGCCGGACTGCCCGGTTCCGAGCGGCTGGCGCTGGAGGAGGAAGACATGGACGAGGAGGCCCTGGACGCATCCCGGCGGCTCGAGAACGCCAAGAACCACGCCATCCAGCTGTCCGACGAGAACCTCGACCAGGCGGTCCACCTGCTCAAAACCTGGCTTACCCAGGAGGCGTAA
- the fliG gene encoding flagellar motor switch protein FliG, with the protein MADFTGPQKTAIVLLALGEKFTAEVFKRMERNEIAAVSKAMLETDSVPKEEVLEVLKEYNEALAYGAELLVGGPEQVKRLLTQSLDAETAKYIMDSLDLDTGPTPFQELENVSPRILAQILRNEHPQTLALILGHLHPDQAAELIQNLPAGVRAEVLMRLAKLEAVAEEMLMEVDKVLQSQLIAMGGKEGKKVGGVNSVAEILNAVDRNTEEEVLSEIEEESTQMAEDIRNLMFVFEDVKGIDDIAIRELLKEVSNEDLTVALKGASEDLREKFFKNLSERASAMIKEDLEIMPPKKLSEVEAAQQSIVKTVRRLEDEGKIVISRGGSDVFI; encoded by the coding sequence ATGGCAGACTTCACCGGCCCCCAGAAAACGGCCATCGTGCTCCTCGCCCTGGGCGAGAAGTTCACGGCGGAGGTGTTCAAGCGCATGGAGCGCAACGAGATCGCCGCCGTGTCCAAGGCCATGCTCGAAACCGACTCCGTGCCCAAGGAGGAAGTCCTGGAAGTGCTCAAGGAGTACAACGAGGCCCTGGCCTACGGTGCGGAACTCCTGGTGGGCGGACCGGAACAGGTCAAGCGGCTGCTGACCCAGTCCCTGGACGCGGAGACCGCCAAGTACATCATGGATTCCCTGGACCTGGACACCGGCCCCACGCCGTTCCAGGAATTGGAGAACGTCAGCCCGCGCATCCTGGCCCAGATCCTGCGCAACGAGCACCCCCAGACCCTGGCCCTCATCCTGGGCCACCTGCACCCGGACCAGGCCGCGGAGCTCATCCAGAACCTGCCCGCGGGCGTGCGCGCCGAGGTGCTCATGCGCCTGGCCAAGCTCGAAGCCGTGGCCGAGGAGATGCTCATGGAAGTGGACAAGGTCCTGCAGAGCCAGCTCATCGCCATGGGCGGCAAGGAAGGCAAGAAGGTCGGCGGCGTCAATTCCGTGGCCGAAATCCTCAACGCCGTGGACCGCAACACCGAGGAAGAGGTCCTGTCCGAGATCGAGGAGGAGTCCACCCAGATGGCCGAGGACATCCGCAACCTCATGTTCGTGTTCGAGGACGTCAAGGGCATCGACGACATCGCCATCCGCGAACTGCTCAAGGAGGTCTCCAACGAGGACCTCACCGTGGCCCTCAAGGGCGCCAGCGAGGACCTGCGCGAAAAATTCTTCAAGAACCTGTCCGAGCGCGCCTCGGCCATGATCAAGGAAGACCTGGAAATCATGCCGCCCAAGAAACTCTCCGAGGTGGAGGCCGCCCAGCAGTCCATCGTCAAGACCGTCCGCCGCCTGGAGGACGAGGGCAAGATCGTCATCAGCCGAGGTGGCAGCGATGTCTTTATCTAA
- a CDS encoding FliH/SctL family protein — MSLSKSMGRRPRMTGKVVVGMDTPGPDEMTIQELEGKRQLIWDDSTNEEYLARVREKAREAAKEIKMLAELEAEALRATARHEGFAQGMAEAQEFVDQQIKDVSTKAEALFAQIGAQGKDIYETRREDVVRLIRLALKKTLKVELDEKRGEALKVLMTEALERIESQRRIEIRCHPEEAAELDEFVKIIQDRNPTLKYWTVKGDASIEMGGVVIEAEGGKVDNTIDTRWKLVEPIFDQLAEQVTTGDEE; from the coding sequence ATGTCTTTATCTAAGTCCATGGGCCGCCGCCCGCGCATGACGGGCAAGGTCGTGGTCGGCATGGATACGCCAGGCCCGGACGAAATGACCATCCAGGAGCTGGAGGGCAAGCGCCAGCTCATCTGGGACGACTCGACCAACGAGGAGTACCTGGCCCGCGTGCGCGAAAAGGCCCGCGAGGCGGCCAAGGAGATCAAGATGCTGGCCGAGCTTGAGGCCGAGGCGTTGCGCGCCACGGCCCGGCACGAGGGATTCGCCCAGGGCATGGCCGAGGCCCAGGAGTTCGTGGACCAGCAGATCAAGGACGTCTCGACAAAGGCCGAGGCCCTGTTCGCCCAAATCGGGGCCCAGGGCAAAGACATTTACGAGACCAGGCGGGAGGACGTGGTCCGGCTTATCCGCCTGGCCCTGAAAAAGACCCTCAAGGTGGAGCTGGACGAGAAGCGCGGCGAAGCCCTGAAGGTCCTCATGACCGAGGCTCTGGAACGCATCGAGTCCCAACGGCGGATCGAGATCCGCTGCCACCCCGAGGAGGCCGCCGAACTGGACGAGTTCGTCAAGATCATCCAGGACCGCAACCCGACCCTCAAGTACTGGACCGTCAAGGGCGACGCCTCCATAGAAATGGGCGGCGTGGTCATCGAGGCCGAGGGCGGCAAGGTGGACAACACCATCGACACCCGCTGGAAGCTGGTGGAGCCCATCTTCGATCAACTGGCGGAACAGGTCACTACCGGGGACGAGGAGTAG
- a CDS encoding FliI/YscN family ATPase, with amino-acid sequence MDPKLGLLEELDPCQTFGKVTKVVGLIAEGHGIKAPLGSVCYLLPTGHDPIPAEVVGFRDGACLFMPYSDMRGIGPGSLIQNAATPPHVPVGNALLGRAVDAFGAPLDGKGAIHAETFAPLHREPPNPLERPRINEPLDVGIRSVNALLTLGKGQRVGIMAGSGVGKSTTLGMMARYTKADINVIALVGERGREVVEFMERDLGPEGLARSVLVVATSDKSPLIRMRAAYAATAIAEYFRDRGKDVLLMMDSVTRFAMAGREVGLAAGEPPTRGGYTPSVFAHLPQLLERAGKNRKGSITGIYTVLVDGDDFTEPIADSTRSILDGHIVLTRDLADMGHYPAIDVLKSISRLRSDITTKQAQADGRALLRHMATFKRVEDMVNIGAYQKGANAEVDRAIAMVGPINRFLRQLVEENESLEGAFQAMHELVGEDAAPVAPQQPAPQAKSRQQLKKVPRKNGPPPANIKMKAR; translated from the coding sequence ATGGACCCGAAGCTCGGACTGCTGGAAGAGCTCGATCCCTGCCAGACCTTCGGCAAGGTCACCAAGGTGGTCGGCCTGATCGCCGAGGGCCACGGCATCAAGGCACCGCTCGGCTCGGTCTGCTATCTCCTGCCCACGGGGCACGACCCCATCCCCGCCGAGGTGGTCGGCTTCCGCGACGGGGCGTGCCTGTTCATGCCCTACTCGGACATGCGCGGCATCGGCCCCGGCTCGCTCATCCAAAACGCGGCCACTCCGCCGCACGTCCCGGTGGGCAACGCCCTGCTCGGCCGGGCCGTGGACGCATTCGGCGCCCCGCTCGACGGCAAGGGCGCCATCCACGCCGAGACCTTCGCCCCGCTGCACCGCGAGCCGCCCAACCCGCTCGAACGGCCGCGCATCAACGAACCGCTCGACGTCGGCATCCGCTCGGTCAACGCACTTTTGACGCTCGGCAAGGGCCAGCGCGTCGGCATCATGGCCGGTTCCGGCGTGGGCAAGTCCACCACGCTGGGCATGATGGCCCGCTACACCAAGGCGGACATCAACGTCATCGCCCTGGTCGGGGAGCGCGGCAGGGAGGTGGTCGAATTCATGGAGCGCGACCTCGGCCCCGAAGGCTTGGCCCGCAGCGTGCTGGTGGTGGCCACCTCGGACAAGAGCCCGCTCATCCGCATGCGCGCGGCTTACGCGGCCACGGCCATCGCAGAATATTTCCGGGACCGGGGCAAGGACGTATTGCTGATGATGGACTCGGTCACCCGGTTCGCCATGGCGGGCCGCGAAGTCGGCCTGGCCGCGGGCGAACCGCCCACCCGCGGCGGCTACACCCCGTCCGTCTTCGCCCACCTGCCTCAACTGCTCGAACGCGCGGGCAAGAACCGCAAGGGATCCATCACCGGCATCTACACGGTCCTGGTGGACGGCGACGACTTCACCGAGCCCATCGCGGACTCCACCCGCTCCATCCTGGACGGGCACATCGTCCTGACCCGCGACCTGGCCGACATGGGCCATTATCCGGCCATCGACGTGCTCAAGTCCATCAGCCGCCTGCGCAGCGACATCACCACCAAGCAGGCCCAGGCGGATGGCCGCGCCCTGCTGCGGCACATGGCCACCTTCAAGCGCGTGGAGGACATGGTCAACATCGGGGCGTACCAGAAGGGCGCCAACGCCGAGGTGGACCGGGCCATCGCCATGGTCGGGCCGATCAACCGCTTCCTGCGGCAACTGGTCGAGGAAAATGAATCCTTGGAAGGGGCCTTCCAGGCCATGCACGAACTGGTGGGCGAGGACGCCGCACCGGTCGCGCCCCAACAGCCCGCCCCGCAGGCCAAGTCGAGACAGCAGCTCAAGAAGGTGCCCCGCAAGAACGGCCCGCCCCCGGCCAACATCAAGATGAAGGCCCGCTAG